TGGCAGTGGCATATTGGTCAGGCTACGCAGCTTGCCCTGATACGACCATGAGCTCTGTTCCCGCTGGTAACGGAAGTCCTGCCCTACACGATATAGCAAAGCGCCACAGTGGTTTGCCACCTCAGCCACGGTTGAAGGCATATCGGGCTCGCCGACAATGGCAGGTCGACCCGCGCGGAAAATTCCGGCTTTTTCCCGTCCTACCGACTCACGGGTATTGCCCAAATAAGCCTGATGGTCGAGATCCACCGAGGTCACCACCGCAATATCGGCGTCCACCAGATTGGTCGCATCCAGGCGGCCGCCGAGGCCTACTTCCAAAATAGCCACATCCAATCCGGCCTGTTTGAACAGCAAAAGCCCCGTCAGCGTCGCAAACTCGAAGAAGGTCAGCGAAATGTCACCCCTTGCTTCTTCAATGCGCTCGAAGGCGTTAATAATGTCCGCATCGAGGGCATCAACACCATCAATACGAATGCGTTCGTTGTAATGAAGGATGTGGGGCGAACTGTATACCCCGACACGGTAACCCGCGCGGCGCAATATGTTTTCCAGCATGGCACAGGTACTGCCCTTGCCGTTGGTACCGCCCACGGTGACCACCAGGATATCACCTAACGATTTTACCCTCAGTCGCTGTGCCACTTCAGTGACCCGGGCCAACCCCATATCAATCTCGGTGGGGTGAATTGCAAGCAGATAATCCAACCACTCGCCAAGGGTGGCACCTAAACCCGGGGACATGGCTTGCTCCTGCGTCATCGATTTATCCTTGCTTCCACTGAATTTGATATGTTGTTGTGGTTGTGACTTGTTACTGACGTTCGCTTAAGTAGGCTGCCGGCTTATCCGAGGTGAATGTCGCCGCAGCCTCAGTCTGGCATAAAAAGCGGGCCGAGGGACAGCTTGGGCAAACCAAAACTCTCCGGGTAAGTCACATCGACCAAATAAAGTCCGTGAGGCTTGGCGGTGGCGGCAGCCTGGCTTCTGTCTTTGGCCTCAAGCAAGGTTGCCATCCAGTCAAGTGGTTGGTTGCCAAGGCCGATTTCCAGAAGGGAACCTACGATATTGCGCACCATATGGTGCAAAAAGGCGTTGGCCTGGATATCGACCACGATATACATGCCATGGCGGCTTACGCTGACCTTATGTACATTGCGAAACGGCGTATTGGACTGGCAGCCAATGGCGCGAAAACTGGTGAAGTCCCGCTCACCTATTAGCGCCTGTGCGGCATCATGCATGCGCTCGACATCGATATCGCCGTGATAATGGCTCACGCCCTTGCGCAAAATGCCGGGACGGAAATTATGATTGAAGATAACGTACCGATAACGGCGGGCGGTGGCAGAAAAACGGGCATGGAAATCATCGTTCACCGGCATGGCCCAGCGAACGGCGATGTCATCGGGCAGGTGAACGTTCACACCCAGTGTCCAGGCGCCTTCTTTTCTTACGGCATTGGTATCGAAATGCACCACCTGGCCGGTGGCGTGTACCCCGGCATCGGTACGACCGGCACACTGGACCTCAATGGGCTCGTTAGCAACGATGGAGAGCGCGCGTTCGAGCTCTGCCTGTACCGAGTTCACTTCGGCCTGACGCTGCCAGCCATAAAACTTGCTGCCGTCGTATTCAATCCCAAGAGCAATGCGCATTTCTATATTTCCTGCCAGTCAAAATCGATAAAGCGCGGCGATATTACCACATTCGCTGCCTATCGAGGGCATAAAAAAACGGCGCTCGGGGCGCCGTTTATGTCGGGGCTTGCCAGGATTAGCCTATGTCTTGCAACAGATTGGCCGCTTCCTGTTTTTGACGCTCGTTACCGTCCATTTCCACTTCTTTGAGCAGGGCTTTGGCGCTGTCTTTGTCGTCAATTTCGATGTAGGCACGGGCCAAATCCAGTTTGGCATTGACCGAATTTTCCTCATCGTCCACGTCGACCATGGCGGCACCGCCAATCAGGCTTTCAACTTCGCCTATATCCATATCCAACTCGCGATAAGGTTCTGGTTCGGTATCATCTGCATCATTGAGCAGCTTATCGATATCAATAAAGCCATTCTCTTTTTGGAAGTTACTGAGATCAGCATCTATTTCTGCTTTACTCTGCCGCTTGGACTTTTCACTGGCGTCGAGTGCGGCCAGCGCTTCATCCACTGTCATGCTGTGGTCGGCATCCACATCCAGCACAAAGGCATCGTCATCTGAGTCATCATGTTCTGCAGCAAAGGCCGACAGCAGCTCATCATCACTCACATCCAATGAAGGCTTTTTGGTATCCGGTGGAGCGATACTTTCCCACTCCAGCATATTGCTGCCGGCAGCGCCTTTTTTACCCTTAAGATCATCAAAGAAGCCTGAATCTTTGGCTGACACGGCCACAGGATCGGCATCATGCGCACCTTTCTCAGCGGTCTTGTCTTTCTCTGATGCTTTCTCGGACTCTTTATTTGATGTGGCCGCACTGATTGAGGCCGCCGTGGCTACCGCAGCTGCCGCTAACGCAGCGTCTTCAAGCCCAGTCTCTTCTTCTTTATCAAAACCTGCCAGTAAAGAATCAAGATCGTCATCTTCATCGCTGAGCGGCAGCTCATCACCAAGACCCGCAGTAATATCCTCAATCGGGGCTTCATCGCCTTTGTCTAAGTCAGTCAGCAGTGCGTTCAGGTCTTCGTCAGCGTTTTCGTCGGCTAAAGAAAGCTCACTTTCAAGCACGTTGGCAAAGGCATCATCAACCGGGCTGGTTGTTTCATCGGCAGCCAACACGTCATCTGCGGAGTTTTCCAGGCCGTTTGATGCTTCAGACTCGCTTTCAGTCGCGAAGCTTGCCAGCAGCGCATCAAGATCCTCTTCTGCTTCTGCTTCGGCCGCGACTTCGCCTTCGAGCTCTGCAGCAATGGCCTCTGACCAGTCCGCTTCGAGGGTTTCCGTTGACGGCGTTTTAAGGTCATCCTCGCCATCGTCGCTTGCTGATGGGGCATCAAACCCCGCTAACAGCGCGTCCAAATCCTCATCGCTGCTCACCTCATCATTGCCCGCCAGTTCAGACTCAAGTTCGGCGGCAATGGCCTCTGCCAGATCATCACTTTGAGCCTCATCGCTATCAGCCACAGACTCTGCCATGGCTTCAACCGGCTCATTAAAGCCCGCCAGCAGTGCATCGAGGTCGTCTTCGCTGACAGTGTCATCCGCAACCTCTGTCTCGAGCTCAGCCGCTATGGCATCACTCAATTCATCTTTCTCAGGCTGGGACTCTTCAGTCGTAGTGATGGTCTGCTCTGGCTCGTCAAATCCAGCCAGCAGCGCATCCAAATCTTCTTCTTTCGCGACGTCAGGGGTCTCTTCTTCAAAGCCCGCCATCAAGGCGTCCAAATCAGCTTCCGCCTCTGCGTTCAACTCACCTTCGTCCTGCTCGCCCATCGCCTCGGCCCAGAGATCATCCAGAGACTGGCCATCATCGGCAAAATCATCAGCTTGCTCGACAAAAAGATCTGCAGACGTTTCTTCAGGTAAGGTTTCAGGCGCCAGATCAACATTGCCCATGTCCAGCAGCGAATCCAGAGACTCCTCTTCTTCTGGATCCAAACGGATGGCCATTTCTTCCTCGTCGGCGCTGGCTGCCACCGCAACAGCCCCCGCGGCAGCGGCCGCTGCCAGGGGCGCATCAGCAGATTTGGCTGTCTCACCCACATCGCCATCAGCTCCGCCACGGCGACGGCGCAGGAACAGCCATACCGCCATCAAAATAAGGAGTGCGGGCACAACGGCACCCAGGATAAGCATAAGGGGGCTGTCCATGAGACTGCGCCACAGTTCGCCGGGCTTATTGGCTTCAACCTCAGCCAGTGCCTGTGCCTGCTTCAGCGTTTTATTTTCAGTCCTCAGTGCTTCTGACTCTTCCGTTGTCGCGGCCAGGTTGGCTTTCAGGGTTTGCACTTCTTCGGTCAACTGCTCAACCTGGGCGCTCAGCGACTCAACATCATTTTTGCGTACATTGAGCTCTTCGGTCAGACGACTTATCTCGGCCGACAGCGCCTGGTTCTCTTCAACCAGCTTGGGATCTACAACAGGTACGGGAGCGGGTTTCGCCTCAACTTTAGCAGGTTCGGTAACGGCTTTGGGCGCTTCCTGCGCAGCAGGTTTAGCTGTGACGGGCTTGGCTGTAGCCTGCTTTGGTTCAACCTTGCCGGTGCGCCATGCCCTGTCTTGCTCCAGTGCTCTTTGCTGAGCCAGATTTTTGGGAATGGCCAGCATTACTTCCTTGGACGGAATGAGCAGTATCATGCCCTTTTCGAGGGTATTGTAATTGGCACTGCTGAAGGCATGGGGGTTGGCATCATAAATCGCCGCCATTACCTGATAAACACTGACACTGTTATCCGGGCGAACTTTTTGGGCAATGCTCCAGAAGGTATCCTGCACCGTAGTAGGACCATACTGGCGCGACTGGGTTTCACGACTTTGACCGTCCGGACCTGTGATTTTGAGCGGCTCAGCGGCTCTGACTTCGGAGAACTGGGGAATGGTGGATACGGCCAGGACAGAGGCCAGAATGCCCACGAGATAGGAGGTACGAAAGTTCATCAATTATTCCCTTTCAAGCGCTCAAGGTACGCCCGATGACGACTTGCTTTAGGCAATTGTATTTATTGAGATTACTATAAACCAGAATTCCAAGCCCTGCTACTGTTCACAAATGTAAAACAAAAAAAGCCCGCTTATTGCGGGCTTTTTCAACAAAGTCAGCGACTTCGGTGTATTTTTACAGATAATCGCGGATGAGAATTTCACCAATTTGTACGCTGTTTAGGGCAGCACCTTTGCGAATGTTATCTGACACCACCCAAAGGTTGATCCCGTTGGGATGAGAGATGTCGTTACGCACACGGCCAACGAACACAGGATCCTGGCCAGCACCGTCGGTAACGGCGGTTGGGTAATCATCATCGTCTTCAAAAAGCACGACACCGGGGGCATCGCGCAGCAATGCTTTCACAGTGTCGGCATCCACCGGGTCACGGGTTTCGATATGCACGGCTTCGGAGTGACCGTAAAACACAGGTACACGCACCGCCGTAGGGTTCACCAGAATAGAGTCGTCACCGAAAATTTTGCGGGTCTCCCACACCATTTTCATCTCTTCTTTGGTGTAGCCATTATCCTGGAATTTATCGATATGTGGCAGCACGTTAAAAGCTATCTGCTTTGGATAAACGCTTGGCTCGATTGGCAGTCCCTGGAGCAGCTTGGCACACTGGCCCGCCAGCTCTTCGATAGCCTTTTTACCGGTACCGGACACCGACTGATAGGTGCACACGTTGATGCGATCGATTCCGTAGGCATCGTAAATGGGCTTCAGTGCCACCAACATCTGAATGGTGGAGCAGTTGGGGTTGGCAATGATATTACGGTTACGGAAATCGGCAATGGCCTCAGGGTTCACTTCTGGCACCACCAGCGGGATATCCAGGTCATAGCGGAAGTGTGACGTGTTGTCGATAACTACGCAGCCGTGCTCTGCCGCGATGGGGGCCCACTTAGCAGACACATCACCGCCCGCGGAGAAGAAACCGATTTGAGCCTGTGACCAATCAAAGGTTTCAACGTCAAGAATTTCCACCTGTTTACCGTGGAAGCTTACGGTATCACCGGCGCTGCGGGCACTGGCCAGAGGGAACAGCTTGGCAACCGGGAAATTGCGCTCTTCGAGGATCTCGATCATGGTCTGACCCACGGCGCCCGATGCACCCAAAACTACGACATTAAATTCCTGCGACATAATACTCAACCGACGTTAGAAAAACCCAAAAAGGACAACCAATTTACCTCAGATCCCTTAGCATTTTCCAGCTTAAGGGCGCTGAATTCGCGTCTGTGACGGTGATTTTTTCTCATTTTGTCAAATCCGAGTCTGTCGGTGCCCGATTGCCTGAAGTGGATATCGTCATCCCGCAGATCGTATACCGTCCGGCACAGTGTCAGCAGTGCCCTCTCGTCCCCCAACTCCCGAACTTGCATTGAGCCCAAAAAGAAGGGGGGCAGCAGGCTGTGGAAGCTATTTTCACCAGTCTTACCCATTACCCGGCAAAGCGCTTCATACAGCATAAAAGTGCCTCTGGCCTTACCTTCCAGGCTATAACCGGCAATGTGTGGCGTGGCGATATCCACCAGCGGCACCAGCGCCAACATGGGACTGGGCTCGCCTTCCCACACATCCAACACCAGTTTGATGTCGACCCGTCTTTGCTTAACTTCGATAAGGGCTCGATTGTCTATCACCTCACCACGGCAGCAGTTGAGCAGCCAGGCACCGGTTTTCAGGGCTTCAAGTCGTTGTTGGTCGAACAAATACCAGGTGGGATGATCGCCACCTTTGGTAATTGGCACATGCAGGCTTATCACATCGGCCCAGGCAATAAGCTCATCGAGCTCGTAAAATTGGCGATTGTCGCCCTGTGCTGCCAACACGGGGTCGCACAGCCGGTGTTCGACCCCATATGCTTCGAGACAACGGGCTGTGGCAGTGCCAGTGTTCCCGGCACCTATTACCGCGACTTTTTTATCTTTCAGCGGCTGCCGATAACGCTGAGCAAGCTCCAGCATGGCAATAAACGCATATTCACCTACTGCAGTGGCATTGCACCCGGGCGCATTGGTAAAGGGGATACCCCGGCTTTTCAGATAGGCTGTGTCCACATGGTCTGTCCCTATGGTGGCGCTGCCAACAAACTTAAGCTGTTGGTTTTGGCACAATAGTGCTTCATTGACCTGAGTTACCGAGCGTACCAGCAGCACATCGGCATCGGCTAACTGCTCAGGTGCCAGAGTGCGGCCATTGACGTATTCAATCTCCCCAAGCTCTCCGAAGAGTACATCCACATAGGGCATATTCTCGTCCGCGATAATTTTCATCTCTGTCGGCTTTCCTTCTTTGGCGATTGGGGCGGATTGTAACAGACAATAAAAAAGGGAAGCCTGGCTTCCCTTTTGATTTTGCGAAAACTGTGGTCGCAAATGAGATTATCGAGCCGCTTAGCGGTACTTACGCATCACCAGCGTGGCGTTGGTGCCACCAAAACCGAAGCTGTTGCTCATCACTGTGGTGAGCTCAGCATCGCGGCACTGTGTCACGATTGGCATATCTGCAGCCTGAGGGTCAACGTTTTCCACGTTGGCAGAAGCGGCAATAAAGCCATTTTCCATCATCAGCAGGCTGTAGATGGCTTCGTGCACACCGGCAGCGCCCAGGGCATGGCCCGTCAGCGATTTGGTGGAGGCGATTGGCGGAACCTGGTCTTTAAAGACTTCACGAATGGCTTCCAGCTCGCGCACGTCACCCACTGGGGTAGAAGTACCGTGGGTGTTGATGTAGTCGATTGGGGTATCCACATCGGTCAGCGCCATCTGCATGCAGCGCATGGCGCCTTCACCACTTGGGGCAACCATGTCGTAACCATCTGAAGAAGCACCGTAACCGATAACTTCAGCATAAATCTTGGCGCCGCGTGCAAGAGCATGTTCCAGCTCTTCCACAATCACGATACCGCCGCCACCGGAGATAACGAAACCATCACGGTCAGCATCGTAGGTACGTGAGGCTTTTTCAGGGGTCTCATTGTACTTGGTAGACAGTGCGCCCATGGCGTCAAAGCCCATTGTGAGTGTCCAATCCAGCTCTTCGGCGCCGCCGGCAAATACCATGTCCTGTTTACCCATTTGGATAAGCTCGGCAGCATGACCGATACAGTGAGCAGAGGTGGCGCAGGCAGAACTGATGGAGTAGTTAAAGCCCTTGATTTTGAAAGGAGTTGCCAAACATGCAGAGGCAGTAGATGCCATGATGCGAGGCACAATGTAAGGGCCTACGCGCTTAACACCCTTTTCACGCAGCGTGTCGGCAGCCTGTACCTGGTTAGAAGAAGAGGCACCGCCGGTACCCACAACCAGGCCCACACGTGGGTTGGAATACTGCTCTTCAGTCAGGTTGGCATCGCTGATGGCTTCCTGCATGGCGAGGTAAGCATAGGCGGCTGCATCGCCCATGAAGCGCAGCGCTTTTCTGTCGATGTGCTCAGCGGGATCCAGCTTGATATCGCCCCACACGTGGCTGCGAAGCTGCATCTCTTCAAACTGAGCGGAATGGGTAATACCGCTGCGTCCGGCCTTGAGTGATTCGGTCACTTCTTGTTTGTTGTTACCGATACTGGAAACGATGCCAATGCCGGTGATAACGACTCTTTTCATGTTTTACTATCCATTCCGTACTGGGAGTACCAATTTTAGTGCGCCAATAGTATCCCCTTTGGCGCTTTTAAGTGGTCAGCTTTCCATAAAGGGCGGTAAAATAATGCCAATTTCGCGACATCGAGTAAATTTTTTTAACCCCATGCCCGAGTTTTTTGCCATCGATATGGCCATGCCATTATCACTGCCCCTGCCTGAAGGCCCCTGTGTTGTGCTGTTTGAGGCGCTGCCTGAACCACCGCTTTGGCAGTGGCTGCTCGCTGCGGCGCAGGTGAATTCTGCTTATCCAGAAACAAATGCTGCCTATGCCAGCAACGCTTCAATCACCAGCATACAGCATACGAGCAAAAAGCCATTACAGATCATCATGCTGCTAAAAGATGAAGCTGAGCTTAACGCCCTGGCTATGGATGCCAGCCACCCGCTCTCGCCTTTTGCCATGGCCGCGAGCCACATTAAAGGCGGACAAAGGTTTCATCTTGATGACAACTGCTGGCTGGACTTTTACCTTTGTGAACCAAACAAAGCTGCCACACTCGCTACCTTTGATAAGGCCAGTATCGATGTGCTCATCTGCCCCAAGGGCGAATTTGAGCAGGCAGCGCTTGAGCTTGCACACCAAGGCAGCATCCTGATTGGTGATACCAAGCCAGACATGCCAGCAGCGCTTCCCATTAAGCCGCCCTTCAAACCAAGAGATATCAGCATTGTCGGCGCTGGCGTGGCCGGGGCAAGCCTTGCACTGTCGCTGCTTCGCCGTGGCCACAAGGTGACACTTTACTGCGCCGATGCCGCCCCCGGCATTGGTGCTTCCGGCAATCGGCAGGGTGCCATCTATCCGCTGCTGACGCCAGAGGACGACCATCTGACCCGGCTGTTTGTACCGGCATTTTTGTATGCTAAACGCTTTGTCGAGTCGCTGGCACACCACCCCCTGCCCTTTGATTTTTGCGGCGTACTGCAAACCGGCCATGATGAACGCGCCACTGAACGCATTGAAAAACTGTTGAGTAAAACCTGGCCCAAACAAGTGGCGGTCAGGGTTGATGCCGATGAGGCAAATCACATCGCCGGCGTCGCCATCGATAAAGGCGGTATTTATTACCCCCAAGGCGGCTGGGTTTCACCGGCCAAGCTGTGTGAAGCAGCCATTGAAGAAGCCAAAACTATGGGCCTTGAGTGCCATTTCGATGTGAACATCACATCCATAACGCGCGCTGATGAGGGCTGGCGACTGAACACTCAGACAGGCGAGATAGACGCCCATGAATTGGTGCTGGCTACCGGCCACAGGATCACTGAACTTGCACAAACCAAGTCGCTGCAGCTGGCGCCATTTCGCGGTCAGGTGAGCCATGTGCCCACCCGGGGTAAGCTTGAGCAGCTTAAAACCGTTCTCTGTGCACACGGTTATTTCACTCCGCGCGACGCTAGCAGCGGTAGCCACTGCATGGGCGCAAGTTATGTGCGCGGTGATACTTCAGTTGAGTATCGCGAGCAGGAGCAGCAGGAAAACCTGCACAAGATGCAGGAAAGTTACCCAGGCAAGGATTGGGTAGAGTATTTGGATATCAGTGAAGGCAGCGCCCGCGCCGGTATTCGAATGGTGAGCCGCGATCACCTGCCGATGGCGGGCGCCGCGCCGGATGTGGCGGCAATTCAGACACAATATCAGGCCATTGGCCACGGCCCCAAGGGAGCCCAGTACTGGCAAACCCACGCTGCGCCTGTGCATCCGGGGCTTTATATCTTCTCAGGCCTTGGCTCACGGGGATTATCCAGCGGCCCGCTGATTGCCGAATGTCTGGCTGACAGCCTCTCAGGCACACTGCCTGTGCTGGATGGCGACGTGATGGAAGCCTTAAACCCCAATCGAATGTGGCTTAGAAAGCTTAAAAAAGGCAAGGCACTGGACTGATAACAGCTTACCTACGAAAAGCAAAAAGGCAGGTTTAACCTGCCTTTTTTGTATTCAACACCTGGCGACTTCTACCGTTAAAACTGGCCGCGCAGCTGAGCCCAGGCGGCTTCCACCAGCGCATAGTCAGCATCAGACAACTCGCCGCGGGCAGTCTCGAGGCACTTTTCCATTTTGCCGTCCAAAAGTGCATTATCGATGCCGCCTTCGGTTTCAAGTTCAGCCAATGCCACGGCAAAGTGGCCCTGCAAATAGCCGCTGGCGAACAGAGCGTCATCATCGCCGCTCGCTACAATGCCCTCAATCCAGTTATCCAGGGCGGTGTCGTATTTCTCAAACATCTGTTACTCCGTCGGATTTGCGACCTGATACATCACATAGTCGCGGTAGCCTGTCACTACCCGATAATAGCCAATCAAGGCCTGGTCCAGCTCTGGGTCGCCACTATCCACGATAAGCGGTCGCCCTTCAAGGGCTTTAAGCTTGGTTTTGGTGGCAACAATCAAAATATTTTCTTTGCCCACGCGGCGAATAAGCGCCGGTGACAACTGCTGATTACCCCGGCCAAGGATATGTCCCTGGCCGCCAATGAGGGTGATAACCAGCTTAAGTGGCTGATTTTCCGTTTGCTCAAGCAGTTGCTGAGCAGTCAGATCCGAGGCGATAAGCCCGCGGTCCTGAACCAGGTCCACCCCGAGCAGGGTGTTTTCGAGCCCAAGTTCCTCCATCACGGCAGCCACTGTACTGCCAGAACCCATGATGTAAAGGCTGTCGTCCATTTCAGACACGATTTCGGCAGCAATGTCGCTGAGCACCAACTCATCGACTTCTTTTCCGCCCATTTTTACTGCCTGCACATAACGGGGCTCGGCCGGTACCAGCATCTCGCCAAAACGGCGGGCACGTACCCTGCCCTGACGAAACGCCTCTTCATCGATATCCATGACATCGGCACTCATAAGCGACACCAGTTCGCCCTGCATCAGCATCTTCAGCACCAGCCCGGAGGCTTTTGGGGTAATGCCATACACCCCTGAGTGAATTTTCACCCCGGCCGGCACCCCGAGCACCACCTGCCGCTCATCAACTTCGGCGAACACATCCCGGGCTGTGCCATCTCCGCCTGCAAACAGCAGCAAATCCAGGGTCTCACTGGCCAAGGCTTTTACTGCCTCACGAGTATCCTCGGCGGTGGT
This portion of the Shewanella amazonensis SB2B genome encodes:
- the folC gene encoding bifunctional tetrahydrofolate synthase/dihydrofolate synthase, whose product is MSPGLGATLGEWLDYLLAIHPTEIDMGLARVTEVAQRLRVKSLGDILVVTVGGTNGKGSTCAMLENILRRAGYRVGVYSSPHILHYNERIRIDGVDALDADIINAFERIEEARGDISLTFFEFATLTGLLLFKQAGLDVAILEVGLGGRLDATNLVDADIAVVTSVDLDHQAYLGNTRESVGREKAGIFRAGRPAIVGEPDMPSTVAEVANHCGALLYRVGQDFRYQREQSSWSYQGKLRSLTNMPLPQLPLPNAATVIATCEAIGERLNLSDTVVIEGIVTARLAGRLEELSQSPLVIADVAHNPHAARFLKSELVRWPGKRVLALCGMLKDKDYREVLNIMHPAVADWYLVTLEGERGTRASELAAALPAGAKAHTFDTIEQAREAILKDAGEGDVVIVFGSFYTVSGFKSLA
- the truA gene encoding tRNA pseudouridine(38-40) synthase TruA is translated as MRIALGIEYDGSKFYGWQRQAEVNSVQAELERALSIVANEPIEVQCAGRTDAGVHATGQVVHFDTNAVRKEGAWTLGVNVHLPDDIAVRWAMPVNDDFHARFSATARRYRYVIFNHNFRPGILRKGVSHYHGDIDVERMHDAAQALIGERDFTSFRAIGCQSNTPFRNVHKVSVSRHGMYIVVDIQANAFLHHMVRNIVGSLLEIGLGNQPLDWMATLLEAKDRSQAAATAKPHGLYLVDVTYPESFGLPKLSLGPLFMPD
- a CDS encoding FimV/HubP family polar landmark protein, which produces MNFRTSYLVGILASVLAVSTIPQFSEVRAAEPLKITGPDGQSRETQSRQYGPTTVQDTFWSIAQKVRPDNSVSVYQVMAAIYDANPHAFSSANYNTLEKGMILLIPSKEVMLAIPKNLAQQRALEQDRAWRTGKVEPKQATAKPVTAKPAAQEAPKAVTEPAKVEAKPAPVPVVDPKLVEENQALSAEISRLTEELNVRKNDVESLSAQVEQLTEEVQTLKANLAATTEESEALRTENKTLKQAQALAEVEANKPGELWRSLMDSPLMLILGAVVPALLILMAVWLFLRRRRGGADGDVGETAKSADAPLAAAAAAGAVAVAASADEEEMAIRLDPEEEESLDSLLDMGNVDLAPETLPEETSADLFVEQADDFADDGQSLDDLWAEAMGEQDEGELNAEAEADLDALMAGFEEETPDVAKEEDLDALLAGFDEPEQTITTTEESQPEKDELSDAIAAELETEVADDTVSEDDLDALLAGFNEPVEAMAESVADSDEAQSDDLAEAIAAELESELAGNDEVSSDEDLDALLAGFDAPSASDDGEDDLKTPSTETLEADWSEAIAAELEGEVAAEAEAEEDLDALLASFATESESEASNGLENSADDVLAADETTSPVDDAFANVLESELSLADENADEDLNALLTDLDKGDEAPIEDITAGLGDELPLSDEDDDLDSLLAGFDKEEETGLEDAALAAAAVATAASISAATSNKESEKASEKDKTAEKGAHDADPVAVSAKDSGFFDDLKGKKGAAGSNMLEWESIAPPDTKKPSLDVSDDELLSAFAAEHDDSDDDAFVLDVDADHSMTVDEALAALDASEKSKRQSKAEIDADLSNFQKENGFIDIDKLLNDADDTEPEPYRELDMDIGEVESLIGGAAMVDVDDEENSVNAKLDLARAYIEIDDKDSAKALLKEVEMDGNERQKQEAANLLQDIG
- a CDS encoding aspartate-semialdehyde dehydrogenase; its protein translation is MSQEFNVVVLGASGAVGQTMIEILEERNFPVAKLFPLASARSAGDTVSFHGKQVEILDVETFDWSQAQIGFFSAGGDVSAKWAPIAAEHGCVVIDNTSHFRYDLDIPLVVPEVNPEAIADFRNRNIIANPNCSTIQMLVALKPIYDAYGIDRINVCTYQSVSGTGKKAIEELAGQCAKLLQGLPIEPSVYPKQIAFNVLPHIDKFQDNGYTKEEMKMVWETRKIFGDDSILVNPTAVRVPVFYGHSEAVHIETRDPVDADTVKALLRDAPGVVLFEDDDDYPTAVTDGAGQDPVFVGRVRNDISHPNGINLWVVSDNIRKGAALNSVQIGEILIRDYL
- a CDS encoding 4-phosphoerythronate dehydrogenase, translated to MKIIADENMPYVDVLFGELGEIEYVNGRTLAPEQLADADVLLVRSVTQVNEALLCQNQQLKFVGSATIGTDHVDTAYLKSRGIPFTNAPGCNATAVGEYAFIAMLELAQRYRQPLKDKKVAVIGAGNTGTATARCLEAYGVEHRLCDPVLAAQGDNRQFYELDELIAWADVISLHVPITKGGDHPTWYLFDQQRLEALKTGAWLLNCCRGEVIDNRALIEVKQRRVDIKLVLDVWEGEPSPMLALVPLVDIATPHIAGYSLEGKARGTFMLYEALCRVMGKTGENSFHSLLPPFFLGSMQVRELGDERALLTLCRTVYDLRDDDIHFRQSGTDRLGFDKMRKNHRHRREFSALKLENAKGSEVNWLSFLGFSNVG
- the fabB gene encoding beta-ketoacyl-ACP synthase I → MKRVVITGIGIVSSIGNNKQEVTESLKAGRSGITHSAQFEEMQLRSHVWGDIKLDPAEHIDRKALRFMGDAAAYAYLAMQEAISDANLTEEQYSNPRVGLVVGTGGASSSNQVQAADTLREKGVKRVGPYIVPRIMASTASACLATPFKIKGFNYSISSACATSAHCIGHAAELIQMGKQDMVFAGGAEELDWTLTMGFDAMGALSTKYNETPEKASRTYDADRDGFVISGGGGIVIVEELEHALARGAKIYAEVIGYGASSDGYDMVAPSGEGAMRCMQMALTDVDTPIDYINTHGTSTPVGDVRELEAIREVFKDQVPPIASTKSLTGHALGAAGVHEAIYSLLMMENGFIAASANVENVDPQAADMPIVTQCRDAELTTVMSNSFGFGGTNATLVMRKYR
- the mnmC gene encoding FAD-dependent 5-carboxymethylaminomethyl-2-thiouridine(34) oxidoreductase MnmC translates to MPEFFAIDMAMPLSLPLPEGPCVVLFEALPEPPLWQWLLAAAQVNSAYPETNAAYASNASITSIQHTSKKPLQIIMLLKDEAELNALAMDASHPLSPFAMAASHIKGGQRFHLDDNCWLDFYLCEPNKAATLATFDKASIDVLICPKGEFEQAALELAHQGSILIGDTKPDMPAALPIKPPFKPRDISIVGAGVAGASLALSLLRRGHKVTLYCADAAPGIGASGNRQGAIYPLLTPEDDHLTRLFVPAFLYAKRFVESLAHHPLPFDFCGVLQTGHDERATERIEKLLSKTWPKQVAVRVDADEANHIAGVAIDKGGIYYPQGGWVSPAKLCEAAIEEAKTMGLECHFDVNITSITRADEGWRLNTQTGEIDAHELVLATGHRITELAQTKSLQLAPFRGQVSHVPTRGKLEQLKTVLCAHGYFTPRDASSGSHCMGASYVRGDTSVEYREQEQQENLHKMQESYPGKDWVEYLDISEGSARAGIRMVSRDHLPMAGAAPDVAAIQTQYQAIGHGPKGAQYWQTHAAPVHPGLYIFSGLGSRGLSSGPLIAECLADSLSGTLPVLDGDVMEALNPNRMWLRKLKKGKALD
- a CDS encoding YfcL family protein, which gives rise to MFEKYDTALDNWIEGIVASGDDDALFASGYLQGHFAVALAELETEGGIDNALLDGKMEKCLETARGELSDADYALVEAAWAQLRGQF
- a CDS encoding ATP-NAD kinase family protein yields the protein MANKFRLGLIINPLAGLGGSVALKGSDGVAEEALALGAEPKAHLRMRSALEQVLPYKERFIVHTAAGSMGEDLCRELGFEVQVYYQPHSEHTTAEDTREAVKALASETLDLLLFAGGDGTARDVFAEVDERQVVLGVPAGVKIHSGVYGITPKASGLVLKMLMQGELVSLMSADVMDIDEEAFRQGRVRARRFGEMLVPAEPRYVQAVKMGGKEVDELVLSDIAAEIVSEMDDSLYIMGSGSTVAAVMEELGLENTLLGVDLVQDRGLIASDLTAQQLLEQTENQPLKLVITLIGGQGHILGRGNQQLSPALIRRVGKENILIVATKTKLKALEGRPLIVDSGDPELDQALIGYYRVVTGYRDYVMYQVANPTE